A region of Halarcobacter mediterraneus DNA encodes the following proteins:
- a CDS encoding diguanylate cyclase has translation MKNKYCYFFMFLSFFLLAYISIDTYFDISQKQKTSIDTQSFFIKIFFLAFIFIFVAVVLTYYKIRKKNKLKKELETKSDMMIIDNSSLKNNSNLDSLTQCLNKEYFLSKFDELIKKAIKDKQVLSFFIVNIDEFKSFNDIYGENEGDECLKLIANIIVKYCNGKNDLVSRFGKDEFYILLPNNSNANDIAIKCLESVRRLKIPHANSIASNILTISIGISSLVPLHQDQKDELILKAKNSLLEAKKNGRNRIVTLL, from the coding sequence ATGAAAAATAAGTATTGTTATTTTTTTATGTTTTTATCTTTTTTTTTGTTAGCTTATATTTCTATTGATACTTATTTTGATATTTCTCAAAAACAAAAAACTTCAATTGATACTCAAAGCTTTTTTATAAAAATATTTTTTTTAGCTTTTATCTTTATATTTGTGGCTGTAGTTCTTACTTATTATAAAATTAGAAAGAAAAATAAATTGAAAAAAGAACTGGAAACAAAATCTGATATGATGATTATTGATAATAGTTCTTTAAAAAACAATTCAAACCTTGATTCTTTAACTCAATGTCTAAATAAAGAGTACTTCTTATCAAAGTTTGATGAGTTGATTAAAAAAGCAATTAAAGATAAACAGGTTCTTTCTTTTTTTATTGTAAATATAGATGAATTTAAATCTTTTAATGATATCTATGGTGAAAATGAAGGTGATGAATGTTTAAAATTGATTGCTAATATAATAGTAAAATATTGTAATGGAAAAAATGATTTAGTTTCCAGGTTTGGAAAAGATGAGTTTTATATTCTTCTTCCAAATAATTCAAATGCAAATGATATAGCAATAAAATGTTTAGAATCTGTACGAAGATTAAAAATTCCCCATGCAAACTCTATTGCTTCAAATATTTTAACTATAAGTATAGGAATAAGTAGTTTAGTCCCTCTCCATCAAGACCAAAAAGATGAACTTATTTTAAAAGCAAAAAACTCTTTATTAGAAGCTAAAAAAAATGGTAGAAATAGAATTGTAACCCTTTTATAA
- the gspG gene encoding type II secretion system major pseudopilin GspG — MKKAFSLMELMVVIIILGLLAAFVLPNLTGKSEEAKEKIVCVQMKSVAQALKLYKLDNSSYPTTEEGINILVEKKYFEDGKLPKDAWSSDFIYVQTEDSFDLISFGSDKKEGTEDDIYYSKCNQ; from the coding sequence TTGAAGAAAGCATTCTCATTAATGGAGCTTATGGTTGTCATTATTATTTTAGGTTTATTAGCTGCCTTTGTTTTACCTAATTTAACTGGTAAAAGTGAAGAAGCAAAGGAAAAGATTGTGTGTGTACAAATGAAAAGTGTTGCACAGGCATTAAAACTGTATAAACTTGACAATTCAAGTTATCCTACCACTGAAGAAGGTATCAATATTTTAGTAGAGAAAAAATATTTTGAAGATGGAAAACTACCTAAAGATGCTTGGAGTAGTGATTTTATATATGTTCAAACTGAAGATTCTTTTGATTTAATTTCTTTTGGTTCTGATAAAAAAGAAGGAACTGAAGATGATATTTATTATTCAAAGTGTAATCAATAA
- a CDS encoding prepilin-type N-terminal cleavage/methylation domain-containing protein, protein MKNSIKVNKAFTLIELIIVILLISLVYFLAFSSFDLKQNQKKDLEITDLKNYLLNNFSYEKSLKLVCLDYEFFPCYIFIDGKRNEEIKIENLFVQEPKVYMYTKDLKDFYLNEIKIENITYQTIFEIEFNEDYKHKDIVLEYDDKVYFFNSISNIIKVYKNTNEILDEFYDKSIEVKDAL, encoded by the coding sequence ATGAAAAACTCTATTAAGGTAAATAAAGCTTTTACCTTAATAGAACTTATTATTGTAATTTTATTAATCTCTTTAGTATATTTTTTAGCTTTTTCTAGTTTTGATTTAAAACAAAATCAAAAAAAAGATTTAGAGATTACAGATTTGAAGAATTATCTTTTAAATAATTTTTCATATGAAAAAAGTTTAAAACTTGTTTGTTTGGATTATGAGTTTTTCCCTTGTTATATTTTTATAGATGGAAAAAGGAATGAAGAAATTAAAATTGAAAATTTATTTGTTCAAGAACCAAAAGTTTATATGTATACAAAGGATTTAAAAGATTTTTATTTAAACGAAATAAAAATAGAAAACATAACTTATCAAACAATATTTGAAATAGAATTTAATGAAGATTATAAACATAAAGATATAGTTTTGGAATATGATGATAAAGTCTATTTTTTCAATTCTATTTCAAATATTATTAAAGTGTATAAAAACACAAATGAAATTTTAGATGAATTTTATGATAAAAGTATAGAGGTAAAAGATGCTTTATAG
- a CDS encoding type II secretion system F family protein gives MLYSYQGFDSNGFKTKGKIEAISLEEVKLKLKAKSILYTDIKEETLNFGKISLKRKKTLPLLSLSNLSRDLSIYLNSGLTLISSINLLKQRYKDNKTMHSFFETISTYLDEGKSFYDSLEAQKIIKLPDFYKQSIKVSENGGLLESVLLELSVFLKEQDRIRKQVGSALAYPLFILFVSFFMVGFMLSFIVPKITSIFTQFDQELPKSTQIVIALGDFFSNNYQFILVLLFLFISLFIFLMKKSTKFKYAFDKFILKVPFFSTMIEQGELARFSYMNSILIKSGVPIVQAINLSANILKNSVIKKVFIEASNSVVEGKRLSSLLAQNRIYKIDEAFIHSISIGEDTSRLSEILNNLASLYNESNKDKTDLFLSLLEPVFMLFVGVTIGFIVIAMLLPIFSMNLG, from the coding sequence ATGCTTTATAGTTATCAAGGTTTTGATTCAAATGGTTTCAAAACGAAGGGAAAAATTGAAGCTATTTCTTTAGAAGAAGTAAAATTAAAACTAAAAGCAAAATCAATTTTATATACAGATATTAAAGAAGAAACTTTAAATTTTGGAAAAATTTCTTTAAAAAGAAAAAAAACTTTGCCTTTATTATCCTTATCAAATCTAAGTAGAGATTTAAGTATCTATCTTAATTCAGGACTTACATTAATTTCTTCTATAAATCTTTTAAAACAAAGATATAAAGATAATAAAACAATGCATTCTTTTTTTGAAACTATTTCTACTTATCTTGATGAAGGGAAAAGTTTTTATGACTCTTTGGAAGCACAAAAAATAATAAAATTACCAGATTTTTATAAACAATCAATAAAAGTAAGTGAAAATGGAGGTTTATTAGAATCTGTACTTTTAGAGTTATCAGTCTTTTTAAAGGAACAAGATAGAATTAGAAAGCAAGTAGGTTCGGCATTAGCTTATCCATTGTTTATACTTTTTGTTTCTTTTTTTATGGTTGGTTTTATGCTTTCTTTTATTGTTCCAAAAATTACTTCAATTTTTACACAGTTTGATCAGGAATTACCTAAAAGTACCCAAATAGTAATTGCTTTAGGAGATTTCTTTTCCAATAATTATCAATTTATTTTAGTACTTTTATTCCTCTTTATTTCATTATTTATTTTTCTAATGAAAAAAAGTACAAAATTTAAATATGCTTTTGATAAATTTATTTTAAAAGTACCTTTCTTTTCTACTATGATAGAACAAGGTGAGTTAGCAAGGTTTTCATATATGAACTCTATTTTAATAAAATCAGGAGTTCCAATAGTTCAAGCTATTAATTTAAGTGCTAATATTTTGAAAAATAGTGTTATAAAAAAAGTTTTTATCGAAGCTTCAAATAGCGTAGTAGAAGGTAAAAGATTATCTTCTTTACTCGCACAAAATCGTATTTATAAGATAGATGAAGCTTTTATTCATTCAATTTCAATTGGAGAAGATACAAGTAGATTAAGTGAAATTCTAAATAACTTAGCCTCTTTGTATAATGAGTCAAATAAAGATAAAACTGATTTATTTTTATCTTTATTAGAACCTGTTTTTATGCTTTTTGTTGGTGTTACAATTGGTTTTATAGTAATTGCAATGTTATTGCCAATTTTTTCTATGAATTTAGGATAA